CCTCATCGGGGGCTGGGGGCTGAGTCGGATCGCCGTTGATGGCGTTCGCGCAGCTCTTGGCGTTCTTTGGCTTCGATACACAGGGAGGCGGTGGGCCGCAGCAGCAGGCGCTTGAGGCCGATGGGCTCGCCGGTTTCACGGCACCAGCCGTATTCGCCACGGGCCAGGCGCTCGAGGGCTTCGTCGATCTTGTCCAGCAGCTTCTTTTCCCGCTCCAGCAGGCGCAGCTGCCACTGGCGCTGCTCTTCGGCGCTGCCGATGTCGGCGGGGTCGCTGTGGGGCTCCTGCTCACGCAGGACATCGAACTCACCGGCAATGCGCTCTTGCAGTTCAACGCGCTGGGCCAGCAGCAACTCGCGGAAAAAGGCTTGCTGGGCGTCGTTCATGTAGTCCGCCTCGGGCTGGGCGAGCAGTTGCGCTTCGGTCATGGGGTGTCGAGTCATGGCGGGGATCACGGATCGGGCTTTATTTTATGTTATATTATAACAGTCCAAATAAGCCAATCCTCTCTTGCCGCCCGCGACGAAGGGCGGGATGCTTGAGCGTCCGCCGTCGAGAAAATTCCATGCGCAACGCCCTGAACTACACGCTGCTCGGCCTCTCGTTGCTGATGGCCGACGCCGCCATCGCACAAGTGCCGAGCCCGCTGGCCACCTGCACCCGCAGCGCCAACCTGCTGGCCTGCGTGGACGCCGAAGGCAATGCCTACAGTGTCGCGACCGTGGGCAATACCCTGTACCTGCGCGGCTTCGAGGTGGCCGGCAAGCGCTATTGGGCGCAAACCAGCAGCCGCTACGGGCAACTGACGTTTTTCACCGGCCTGGCCTCCGACGGCGAAGCCTGGGTCGGCTACAGCCAGCGCGTCGGCTGGACCACCCGCAACCGGTTTTCCAGCTCCGGCGGCAGCAGCGCCAAGTTCACCTGCAACCGGATCACCGGCTGCTGAGCCGAGCACCACGTATGAGCACAGCTTGCGTGCGATGAAGGCACCGCGGGGTATCTGACCTGCCGCGTGAGCGTTCATCGCGGGCCAGCCTCGCTCCTACGTCAGACCTGACCTTTTTTCTGTTCCTGCAACCAGGCCATATAGCTGTTCACCGGCGGGTTCTTCTGGAAGTAGCTCTGCAAGCCGGCGAACAGCCCATCGGCAATCGCCTGCTGGTGCCGCGCGGTGACCAGGCGCTGGCTGTCGCGGCTGTTGGAAATGAAGCCGGTCTCCACCAGGATCGACGGCACGTCGGGCGACTTGAGCACCGCGAAACCGGCCTGCTCCACGCGTTTCTGATGCAGGGTGGTGATGCCCGCCAGGCTGCCCAGGATCGTGCTGCCCAATTGCAGGCTGGCGGCGATGGTGGCGTTCATCGACATGTCGAGGATCACCCCGGCGAGCATCGGGTCCTTGTCTTTCAGATTGAGCAGGCTGGTGGCGCCCAGCAGATCCACGCCGTTCTCGCGCTGCGCCATGAAACGCGCCGTGGCCGAGGTGGCGCCGCCTTCGGACAGGGCATACACCGACGCCCCGGACGCCGTCAGGCGCGGTGCCGCATCGGCATGCACCGAGATGAACATGTCGGCCTTGTGCTGGCGGGCGATCTCCACCCGTTTGCGCAGCGGGACGAAGAAGTCGTCGTTGCGCACCAGTTTCACGGTGAAGCCCTTCTCGCGCTTGAGCCGCTTGGCCAGCAACTGGGCAATCGACAGCACCACATCCTTCTCCCGCTCGCCTCGCGCGCCGACCGCTCCCGGGTCCTTGCCGCCGTGGCCCGGGTCGACCACGACGACGATGTCGCGCTTGGGGTGCGCACTGTCCGCCGGCGTTTCACGTTGCAGCGCAGGTGCGCTGGCGGCCGCCAACTGCCGTGGAACAACAGCGGCGTTGCTCAAGTCCAGCACCAGGCGATGGCCCTGGCCATCCTGGGGCGGCAGCAGAAAGCTGTTGAGCCGCACCGGCTCGGCCAGATCGAGCACGATCCGCGTATCGCCCTGGCCGAAATGCCCGGAACGGATCGCACGAATCACCGTATTGCCCAGGGCCAGTTGGGAAAAATCGCCACTGAGCCGGGCCCCGCTCAGATCGATGATCAGCCGTTCCGGCGCGCTCAGGGAAAAGGTCTTGTATTGCACCGGTCCGCTCAGGTCGAGCACCAGCCGCAACTTGTCGCTCGAATTCCACAACCGCGCGTTACGGATCTGGGTGGCGGACACCCCCAGGGGCAGGACCAGGGTTGCGCTGGCCAGCAGCAGGTTGAGCAATTGACGTCTGTGCATGACTTACACCGCAGTTTGGGAAACATCCGTACTCGATAGAGGCGCGATAAAAAACCTTGAGGAAAAGGTTTCATCGTTCGCACCGTTATAATATAACATTTGATCTTTTCCAACGACGGACCTGCTCATGAACGCGCTGACTCTGCCGGATATCGCCGCGCAGGCCGCACGCCAGGCCCTGCCCCTTGAGTGGGTGGGCATGTGCGGCATTGCCTTACCTGTGTTGTTCGATGGCCAGCGGATAGGCGCCACCGCGGATGCCGGGGTCAGCCTCGACGATGGCGAAGCCCGCGGCATTCATATGTCGCGCCTGTATCTGGCGCTGGAAATGCTCGAACAGGAAAACCTCACGCCTCAGCTGATGCGGCGCTTGCTGCAACGTTTTCTCGACAGTC
This portion of the Pseudomonas sp. MRSN 12121 genome encodes:
- the dksA gene encoding RNA polymerase-binding protein DksA — translated: MTEAQLLAQPEADYMNDAQQAFFRELLLAQRVELQERIAGEFDVLREQEPHSDPADIGSAEEQRQWQLRLLEREKKLLDKIDEALERLARGEYGWCRETGEPIGLKRLLLRPTASLCIEAKERQELRERHQRRSDSAPSPR
- a CDS encoding N-acetylmuramoyl-L-alanine amidase; amino-acid sequence: MHRRQLLNLLLASATLVLPLGVSATQIRNARLWNSSDKLRLVLDLSGPVQYKTFSLSAPERLIIDLSGARLSGDFSQLALGNTVIRAIRSGHFGQGDTRIVLDLAEPVRLNSFLLPPQDGQGHRLVLDLSNAAVVPRQLAAASAPALQRETPADSAHPKRDIVVVVDPGHGGKDPGAVGARGEREKDVVLSIAQLLAKRLKREKGFTVKLVRNDDFFVPLRKRVEIARQHKADMFISVHADAAPRLTASGASVYALSEGGATSATARFMAQRENGVDLLGATSLLNLKDKDPMLAGVILDMSMNATIAASLQLGSTILGSLAGITTLHQKRVEQAGFAVLKSPDVPSILVETGFISNSRDSQRLVTARHQQAIADGLFAGLQSYFQKNPPVNSYMAWLQEQKKGQV